Proteins from one Pseudomonas sp. KBS0710 genomic window:
- a CDS encoding anti-virulence regulator CigR family protein, giving the protein MKMPKRLIAGLGVLMLGASALAQAAPPDQRGDGPGRGGPQGQYEQRGDDHRGPQDNRRGPPQDFGPVRQVIRDNHNDFRRGAPPPPGVRLVRGQPLPRNYYGERLDNRALAHLPQYPGYEWRRSGGDIVLIAIGTSIVYQILDGALY; this is encoded by the coding sequence ATGAAAATGCCTAAACGCTTGATCGCAGGTCTTGGCGTGTTGATGCTCGGCGCAAGCGCCCTGGCGCAAGCCGCGCCGCCCGACCAACGCGGCGATGGCCCAGGCCGTGGCGGCCCGCAAGGCCAGTACGAGCAACGCGGCGACGACCATCGCGGCCCACAGGATAACCGTCGTGGCCCGCCGCAAGACTTTGGCCCGGTGCGCCAGGTGATTCGTGACAACCACAACGACTTCCGCCGTGGCGCGCCACCACCTCCAGGCGTACGCCTGGTGCGGGGCCAGCCGCTGCCACGCAACTACTACGGCGAACGCCTCGACAACCGCGCCTTGGCCCATCTGCCGCAATACCCAGGGTATGAATGGCGCCGGTCCGGCGGCGATATCGTATTGATCGCCATCGGCACCAGCATCGTCTACCAAATACTGGATGGCGCCCTCTACTAG
- the trpA gene encoding tryptophan synthase subunit alpha gives MSRLQTRFAQLKEQNRAALVTFVTAGDPGYDTSLAILKGLPAAGADVIELGMPFTDPMADGPAIQLANIRALEAKQNLLKTLQMVREFRKDNQDTPLVLMGYFNPIHKYGVPKFIADAKEAGVDGLIVVDMPPEHNGELCDPAQAAGIDFIRLTTPTTDDVRLPTVLNGSSGFVYYVSVAGVTGAGAATLEHVEEAVTRLRRHTDLPISIGFGIRTPEQAAAIARLADGVVVGSALIDHIATAKNDQQAIDGVLSLCAALSEGVRNARK, from the coding sequence ATGAGCCGCCTGCAAACCCGTTTTGCGCAACTGAAAGAACAAAACCGCGCCGCTCTGGTGACCTTCGTCACCGCCGGCGACCCGGGTTATGACACTTCGCTGGCGATCCTCAAGGGCTTGCCCGCCGCCGGTGCCGACGTGATCGAGTTGGGCATGCCCTTCACCGACCCGATGGCCGACGGCCCGGCGATTCAACTGGCCAACATCCGTGCGCTGGAAGCCAAACAGAACCTGCTGAAAACCCTGCAGATGGTCCGCGAGTTCCGCAAAGACAACCAGGACACGCCGCTGGTGCTGATGGGTTACTTCAACCCGATCCACAAATACGGTGTGCCTAAGTTCATCGCCGACGCCAAAGAAGCCGGCGTAGACGGCCTGATCGTGGTCGACATGCCGCCTGAGCATAACGGCGAGCTGTGCGACCCGGCCCAGGCCGCAGGCATCGACTTTATCCGCCTGACCACGCCGACCACCGACGACGTGCGCCTGCCAACCGTGCTCAACGGCAGCTCCGGTTTTGTGTATTACGTGTCGGTGGCCGGTGTGACCGGCGCCGGTGCCGCCACCCTGGAGCACGTCGAAGAAGCCGTGACCCGCCTGCGTCGGCATACCGACCTGCCAATCAGCATCGGCTTTGGTATTCGTACACCGGAACAAGCCGCCGCTATCGCGCGTCTGGCAGACGGTGTGGTGGTCGGTTCAGCGCTGATCGATCACATCGCCACTGCGAAAAATGATCAGCAAGCAATCGATGGTGTTTTGAGCCTGTGTGCGGCACTGTCGGAAGGTGTCCGTAACGCCCGTAAGTAA
- a CDS encoding LLM class flavin-dependent oxidoreductase, with product MKSLSDVKFSTLDLVPVRANGSIAQSLRNSLDLAQHVEKFGYNRFWVAEHHNMDGIASSATSVLLGYLAGGTSTIRVGSGGVMLPNHAPLVIAEQFGTLESLYPGRIDLGLGRAPGSDQMTARALRRERSGSADEFPEDVAELMAYLGPRTPDQRIIAVPGTGTNVPVWLLGSSLFSAQLAGERGLPYAFASHFAPRLMHEAIRVYRNHFKPSAVLDKPYVMLGIPLVAADTDEQADYLATSVYQRILALMRGQSLVQRPPVKTMDGLWLPHEKDAVGSFLGLAMVGSPAKIRAKLEVLIEQTGADELIFTSDLYEHADRIHSYELLAQVMKG from the coding sequence ATGAAATCGCTGTCCGACGTGAAGTTCTCGACCCTCGACCTCGTGCCCGTGCGCGCCAACGGCAGCATCGCACAGTCGCTGCGCAACTCGCTGGACCTGGCCCAGCATGTGGAAAAGTTCGGCTACAACCGTTTCTGGGTAGCTGAACACCACAATATGGACGGCATCGCCAGCTCGGCCACCTCGGTGCTGCTGGGTTATTTGGCCGGCGGCACCTCGACGATTCGCGTCGGCTCCGGCGGCGTGATGCTGCCCAACCATGCGCCGCTGGTGATTGCCGAGCAGTTCGGCACCCTGGAAAGCCTGTACCCCGGCCGCATCGACCTGGGCCTGGGCCGCGCGCCCGGTTCCGACCAGATGACCGCCCGCGCCCTGCGCCGTGAACGCTCCGGCAGCGCTGACGAGTTTCCAGAAGATGTGGCCGAACTGATGGCCTACCTGGGCCCGCGCACGCCCGACCAACGGATTATCGCCGTACCCGGCACCGGCACCAACGTGCCGGTCTGGCTGCTCGGTTCCAGCCTGTTCAGCGCGCAACTGGCCGGTGAGCGCGGCTTGCCCTACGCCTTCGCCTCCCATTTCGCACCCCGCTTGATGCATGAGGCGATTCGCGTATACCGCAATCACTTCAAGCCTTCAGCCGTGCTGGACAAGCCCTACGTGATGCTCGGTATTCCGCTGGTGGCCGCCGATACCGACGAGCAGGCCGACTACCTGGCCACTTCGGTGTACCAACGTATTCTGGCGCTGATGCGCGGGCAGAGCCTGGTGCAGCGCCCGCCGGTGAAAACCATGGACGGCCTGTGGCTGCCCCATGAAAAAGACGCAGTCGGCAGCTTCCTCGGCCTGGCCATGGTCGGTAGCCCGGCGAAGATTCGCGCGAAGTTGGAAGTGCTGATCGAGCAGACCGGCGCCGATGAGCTGATCTTTACCAGCGACCTGTATGAGCATGCCGATCGGATTCATTCCTACGAGCTGCTGGCACAGGTGATGAAGGGCTGA
- a CDS encoding LysR family transcriptional regulator, with translation MSRDLPPLNALRAFEATARLNSVSQAAEQLHVTHGAVSRQLKVLEEHLGVSLFAKDGRGLKLTDAGVRLRDASAEAFERLRDVCAELTQASADAPFVLGCSGSLLARWLIPRLGRLNADLPDLRLHLSAGDGDLDPRRPGLDALLVFAEPPWPADMQVYELASERIGPVMSPRFAGYERLRQAPPQALCGEALLHTTSRPQAWPSWAQQHGIEPGALKHGQGFEHLYYLLEAAVAGLGVAIAPEPLVAEDLRAGRLVAPWGFSETPAHLALWLPKRAADGRAGQLAQWLKAELLRQPV, from the coding sequence ATGAGCCGAGACCTTCCACCCCTCAATGCCCTGCGTGCGTTTGAGGCCACCGCCCGCTTGAACAGCGTCAGCCAGGCAGCTGAGCAACTGCATGTGACCCATGGTGCAGTCAGTCGCCAGTTGAAGGTGTTGGAAGAGCATCTGGGTGTCAGCCTGTTCGCCAAAGATGGGCGCGGCCTTAAACTCACAGATGCAGGCGTTCGGCTCAGGGATGCCAGTGCCGAAGCGTTCGAGCGTTTAAGGGATGTGTGCGCCGAGCTGACCCAGGCCAGCGCCGACGCGCCTTTTGTGCTTGGCTGCTCGGGCAGTTTGCTGGCGCGCTGGTTGATTCCGCGCCTGGGCCGCTTGAACGCAGATTTGCCCGACTTGCGTCTGCACCTGTCGGCGGGTGACGGCGACCTCGACCCACGGCGCCCCGGCCTCGATGCCCTGCTGGTCTTCGCCGAGCCGCCGTGGCCAGCGGACATGCAGGTGTATGAGCTGGCCAGCGAGCGCATTGGCCCGGTCATGAGCCCGCGTTTTGCCGGTTACGAACGCCTGCGCCAAGCGCCGCCCCAGGCCCTGTGCGGTGAAGCCTTGTTACACACCACCTCGCGCCCGCAAGCCTGGCCCAGTTGGGCGCAGCAGCACGGCATCGAGCCCGGCGCGTTGAAGCACGGCCAGGGTTTTGAGCATTTGTATTATTTGCTGGAGGCGGCGGTGGCGGGTTTGGGTGTGGCGATTGCGCCCGAACCGCTGGTGGCAGAGGACCTGCGTGCGGGTCGCCTGGTGGCGCCGTGGGGTTTCAGTGAAACCCCGGCGCACCTGGCGTTGTGGCTACCCAAGCGCGCCGCAGACGGGCGCGCGGGTCAGTTGGCGCAGTGGCTCAAGGCTGAGCTGTTGCGCCAGCCCGTTTAG
- a CDS encoding 2-dehydro-3-deoxygalactonokinase, translating into MQAQLIALDWGTSSLRAYKLGPAGCVLEQRALAFGIMHLPSEPRVIAGELCSDGFELAFDAACGDWLDAQPGLPVIACGMVGSAQGWSEAAYRKTPVDVASLGQALHPVRSVRGVQVHIVPGVIERVGLPNVMRGEETQVLGVLQSLGADVLIGLPGSHSKWVEVVEGCITHFDTFMTGEVFAVLSKHSILGRTQQPSEKFQGEAFDRGVRVALSEDGQRGVLSTLFSARTLGLTGELAPDEQPDYLSGLLIGHELAGLPQQAKHKPIVLVGAANLCARYQRALALCGFAHVSLAQEATARGLWQLAVAAGLTQPVLEA; encoded by the coding sequence ATGCAGGCGCAATTGATCGCGCTCGACTGGGGGACCAGCTCCCTTCGTGCTTACAAACTCGGCCCAGCGGGCTGCGTGCTCGAACAGCGCGCGTTGGCGTTCGGCATCATGCACCTGCCCAGTGAGCCTCGGGTCATTGCCGGGGAGCTTTGTAGTGACGGCTTTGAGTTGGCGTTCGATGCGGCCTGTGGCGACTGGCTCGACGCGCAGCCTGGCCTGCCGGTGATTGCCTGCGGCATGGTTGGCAGCGCCCAGGGCTGGAGCGAAGCCGCTTATCGCAAAACGCCCGTTGACGTCGCCAGCCTCGGCCAGGCATTGCACCCAGTGCGTAGCGTGCGCGGGGTGCAGGTGCACATTGTACCGGGTGTGATTGAGCGAGTCGGCTTGCCCAATGTGATGCGTGGCGAAGAAACCCAAGTGCTGGGTGTGCTGCAGAGCCTGGGCGCCGACGTGTTGATCGGCCTGCCGGGCAGCCATTCCAAATGGGTCGAGGTGGTTGAAGGCTGCATCACCCACTTCGACACGTTCATGACCGGCGAGGTGTTTGCGGTACTCAGCAAGCACAGCATTCTGGGGCGTACCCAGCAACCGTCCGAAAAATTCCAGGGCGAGGCCTTTGATCGTGGCGTGCGCGTGGCGCTCTCGGAGGATGGCCAGCGCGGCGTGCTGTCGACGTTGTTCAGCGCCCGCACGCTGGGCTTGACCGGCGAACTGGCACCTGACGAGCAGCCCGATTACCTGTCTGGCCTGTTGATCGGCCACGAACTCGCCGGCTTGCCACAGCAGGCCAAACACAAGCCTATCGTGCTGGTCGGCGCTGCCAACCTCTGCGCCCGCTACCAACGCGCCCTCGCCCTCTGCGGCTTCGCCCACGTCAGCCTCGCCCAGGAAGCCACCGCACGCGGCCTGTGGCAATTGGCCGTCGCCGCTGGGCTCACTCAACCTGTACTGGAGGCCTGA
- the trpB gene encoding tryptophan synthase subunit beta has product MTQSQTDLRNGPDANGLFGAFGGRYVAETLMPLILDLAREYEAAKIDPAFNEELAYFQRDYVGRPSPLYFAERLTEFCGGAKIYLKREELNHTGAHKINNCIGQILLARRMGKKRIIAETGAGMHGVATATVAARFGLDCVIYMGTTDIERQQANVFRMKLLGAEVIPVVAGTGTLKDAMNEALRDWVTNVDSTFYLIGTVAGPHPYPAMVRDFQAVIGKETRDQLQAQEGRLPDSLVACIGGGSNAMGLFHPFLDDTSVEIIGVEAAGHGIETGKHAASLNGGVPGVLHGNRTFLLQDDDGQIIDAHSISAGLDYPGIGPEHAWLHDIGRVQYTSVTDDEALQAFHKCCRLEGIIPALESAHALAEVFKRAPTLPKDHLMVVNLSGRGDKDMQTVMHHMEHSQQEQSKQEKH; this is encoded by the coding sequence ATGACTCAGTCCCAGACCGACCTTCGCAACGGCCCCGACGCCAACGGCCTGTTTGGCGCGTTCGGCGGCCGCTACGTCGCTGAAACCCTGATGCCGTTGATCCTCGACCTGGCCCGTGAATACGAAGCGGCCAAGATCGATCCGGCCTTCAACGAAGAATTGGCCTACTTCCAACGTGACTACGTCGGGCGCCCAAGCCCGCTGTACTTCGCCGAGCGCCTGACCGAGTTCTGCGGCGGCGCCAAAATCTACCTAAAGCGCGAAGAGCTCAACCACACCGGCGCGCACAAGATCAACAACTGCATCGGCCAGATCCTGCTGGCGCGGCGCATGGGCAAAAAACGCATCATCGCCGAGACCGGCGCGGGCATGCACGGCGTGGCCACCGCCACCGTGGCGGCGCGCTTTGGCCTCGATTGCGTGATTTACATGGGCACCACCGACATCGAGCGCCAACAGGCCAACGTGTTCCGCATGAAGCTGCTGGGCGCCGAAGTAATCCCGGTCGTGGCCGGCACCGGCACCCTTAAAGACGCGATGAACGAAGCCCTGCGTGACTGGGTGACCAACGTCGACAGCACTTTCTACCTGATCGGCACCGTGGCCGGCCCACACCCGTATCCTGCGATGGTGCGCGACTTCCAGGCCGTGATCGGCAAGGAAACCCGCGACCAACTGCAAGCCCAGGAAGGCCGCCTGCCGGACAGCCTGGTGGCGTGCATCGGCGGTGGCTCCAATGCCATGGGCCTGTTCCACCCGTTCCTGGATGACACCAGCGTCGAAATCATCGGCGTTGAAGCCGCCGGCCACGGCATCGAAACCGGCAAGCACGCCGCCAGCCTTAACGGCGGTGTACCCGGCGTGCTGCACGGCAACCGCACCTTCCTGTTGCAGGACGACGACGGCCAGATCATCGACGCCCACTCGATTTCCGCCGGCCTCGACTACCCAGGCATCGGCCCTGAACACGCCTGGTTGCATGATATCGGCCGTGTTCAGTACACCTCGGTGACCGACGACGAAGCCCTCCAAGCCTTCCACAAATGCTGCCGCCTGGAAGGGATTATTCCTGCGCTGGAAAGCGCCCATGCGCTGGCTGAAGTGTTCAAGCGCGCACCGACCTTGCCGAAAGATCACCTGATGGTGGTGAACCTGTCCGGCCGTGGCGACAAAGACATGCAGACCGTGATGCACCATATGGAACACTCTCAACAAGAGCAGTCAAAGCAGGAGAAACACTGA
- a CDS encoding MFS transporter → MHPESFTGQASLITPSRKRFFIMVLLFITVVINYLDRSNLSIAAPALTSELGIDPVHVGLIFSAFGWTYAAMQIPGGWLVDRVPPRILYTVALLLWSIATVMLGFAASFIALFVLRMAVGALEAPAYPINSRVVTTWFPERERATAIGVYTSGQFVGLAFLTPVLAWLQHAFGWHMVFVATGGVGILWALIWYAVYREPKDFKGANAAEIELIREGGGLVDMQAKAVKAPFSWVDLGIVLSKRKLWGIYLGQFCLNSTLWFFLTWFPTYLVKYRGMDFIKSGLLASLPFLAAFIGVLCSGIFSDWLIRRGTSVGFARKLPIIGGLLISTAIIGANYVDSTAWVIAFLAVAFFGNGLASITWSLVSTLAPARLLGLTGGVFNFIGNLSAITTPIVIGFLASGDSFAPAITYIAVLALLGALSYVLLVGKVERIEL, encoded by the coding sequence ATGCACCCTGAATCCTTCACCGGGCAGGCTTCTCTCATCACGCCCAGCAGAAAGCGTTTCTTCATCATGGTGCTGCTGTTTATCACCGTGGTAATCAACTACCTCGACCGCAGCAACCTGTCGATTGCCGCCCCGGCGCTGACCAGCGAACTGGGGATCGACCCGGTGCATGTCGGGCTGATCTTCTCCGCGTTCGGCTGGACCTACGCCGCCATGCAGATTCCCGGCGGCTGGCTGGTGGACCGCGTGCCGCCGCGCATTCTCTACACCGTGGCGCTGCTGTTGTGGTCCATCGCCACGGTGATGCTGGGGTTTGCTGCCAGCTTTATTGCGCTGTTCGTGCTGCGCATGGCCGTCGGCGCCCTGGAAGCACCGGCCTACCCGATCAACAGCCGTGTGGTCACCACCTGGTTTCCCGAGCGCGAGCGTGCCACCGCCATTGGTGTTTACACCTCCGGGCAGTTTGTCGGGCTGGCGTTCCTCACGCCGGTGCTGGCCTGGCTGCAACATGCGTTTGGCTGGCACATGGTGTTTGTCGCCACCGGTGGCGTCGGCATTCTGTGGGCGTTGATCTGGTACGCGGTGTACCGCGAGCCGAAGGACTTCAAAGGCGCCAACGCGGCAGAAATCGAGCTGATCCGCGAGGGCGGCGGCCTGGTGGATATGCAGGCGAAAGCGGTCAAGGCGCCGTTCAGTTGGGTCGACCTCGGGATAGTGCTGAGCAAGCGCAAGCTGTGGGGCATTTACCTGGGGCAGTTCTGCCTGAACTCGACACTGTGGTTTTTCCTGACGTGGTTCCCGACCTATCTGGTGAAATACCGCGGCATGGACTTCATCAAGTCCGGGCTGCTGGCGTCGCTGCCTTTCCTCGCTGCGTTTATCGGCGTGCTGTGTTCGGGGATTTTTTCTGATTGGCTGATTCGCCGGGGTACGTCGGTAGGTTTTGCGCGCAAGCTGCCGATCATTGGTGGGCTGCTGATTTCCACGGCGATCATCGGCGCCAACTATGTGGACTCGACGGCCTGGGTGATTGCGTTTCTGGCAGTGGCGTTCTTTGGCAATGGCCTGGCGTCGATCACCTGGTCATTGGTGTCGACTTTGGCGCCAGCGCGGTTGCTGGGGCTGACGGGTGGGGTGTTTAACTTCATCGGCAACTTGTCGGCGATTACTACGCCGATTGTGATTGGCTTTCTGGCCAGTGGAGATTCGTTTGCGCCGGCGATTACCTATATCGCCGTGCTGGCGTTGCTCGGGGCGCTTTCCTACGTGTTGCTGGTGGGCAAGGTCGAGCGCATCGAGCTGTAG
- a CDS encoding YqjD family protein encodes MANTSLRKASLESMEAEISSLLKSLESLKDDASDESRKTLKALKSNAENALKHSRHLISDAYEESKVKIRETSAATRDYAQEHPWTTAGVAVGALGLLAAYLLCKRGD; translated from the coding sequence ATGGCCAACACTTCTTTACGCAAAGCGTCGCTGGAAAGCATGGAAGCCGAGATTTCGAGCCTGCTCAAGTCCCTTGAGAGCCTCAAGGACGATGCGTCCGATGAGTCGCGCAAAACGCTGAAGGCCCTGAAAAGCAATGCCGAGAATGCCCTCAAGCATTCCCGCCACTTGATCAGCGACGCCTACGAAGAAAGCAAAGTCAAAATCCGCGAAACCAGTGCGGCAACCCGCGACTACGCACAAGAGCACCCATGGACTACCGCCGGCGTTGCCGTTGGCGCGCTGGGCCTGCTGGCTGCTTACCTGCTGTGCAAACGCGGTGACTAA
- a CDS encoding DUF1161 domain-containing protein translates to MKKFLLAVGLLSIAGTAMAAGKPCDELKSEIAAKIDAKGASGYSLEVVDKGAAPSDHEVVGSCEGGTKEIVYKRG, encoded by the coding sequence ATGAAGAAGTTCCTGTTAGCGGTAGGTTTGTTGAGCATTGCGGGCACTGCGATGGCGGCGGGCAAGCCTTGTGACGAACTGAAAAGCGAAATTGCAGCGAAAATCGACGCCAAGGGCGCCTCGGGTTACTCGCTGGAAGTGGTAGATAAAGGCGCGGCACCCAGCGACCACGAAGTCGTTGGCAGCTGCGAAGGCGGCACCAAGGAAATCGTCTACAAGCGCGGTTAA
- a CDS encoding dodecin, with product MSDHHTYKKVELVGSSTTSIEDAINNAIAEAHKSIKHLEWFEVTETRGHIKDGKAAHFQVTLKVGFRIASS from the coding sequence ATGTCTGATCATCACACCTACAAGAAAGTCGAACTGGTCGGCTCCTCGACCACCAGCATCGAAGATGCCATCAACAACGCCATCGCCGAAGCTCACAAGAGCATCAAGCACTTGGAGTGGTTTGAAGTGACCGAAACCCGTGGTCACATCAAGGACGGCAAGGCCGCGCACTTTCAGGTCACGCTCAAGGTGGGATTCCGAATTGCCAGTAGTTGA
- a CDS encoding LysR family transcriptional regulator: MYEALGDLSLDLLRAFEAAARHRSFTAAAMELGTTQPAISQQIKRLEEQLTIRLFDRIYRGIELTDAGALLFEQVQGGLQAINQGLSAITQQDQHEVLQVATDFAFAAYWLMPRLHRFHQANPQVDVSLVTSERNHATLRSDIDVAVLFGDGRFKQGESLWLFNEEVFPVCSPQWLKAQSTPLTVQNLHDYPLLHLRQENNSQWFDWSGVFRELGITTAPTPGQLRFDNYTLLIQAAIAGQGVAIGWRHLVDNLLEQNWLCRPISDTVISRFGYYVVQPQRKRRGQLIERFVDWLVAEQASSAQSLTGLALPSIAV, from the coding sequence ATGTATGAAGCCCTCGGTGACCTGTCCCTCGACCTGCTGCGTGCCTTTGAAGCAGCGGCGCGCCATCGCAGCTTTACCGCCGCCGCGATGGAGTTGGGCACCACGCAGCCGGCCATCAGCCAGCAGATCAAGCGCCTTGAAGAACAGCTGACGATCCGCCTGTTCGATCGCATCTACCGAGGCATCGAACTGACGGATGCGGGCGCGCTGTTGTTTGAACAGGTGCAAGGTGGTTTGCAGGCCATCAACCAAGGCCTCAGCGCGATCACCCAGCAAGACCAGCACGAAGTGCTGCAAGTGGCCACCGACTTCGCTTTCGCCGCCTACTGGTTGATGCCGCGCCTGCATCGCTTTCACCAGGCCAACCCGCAGGTGGATGTCAGCCTGGTGACCAGTGAGCGCAACCACGCCACGTTGCGCAGCGATATCGACGTGGCGGTGTTGTTTGGCGATGGCCGTTTCAAGCAGGGCGAAAGTCTGTGGCTGTTCAACGAGGAAGTGTTTCCGGTGTGCAGCCCGCAATGGCTCAAGGCCCAGTCCACGCCATTGACTGTACAAAATTTGCACGATTACCCGCTGCTGCACCTGCGTCAGGAAAACAACAGCCAGTGGTTCGACTGGAGCGGCGTGTTTCGTGAGTTGGGCATCACCACGGCGCCTACGCCTGGGCAATTGCGCTTCGACAATTACACCCTGCTGATCCAGGCCGCGATTGCCGGCCAGGGCGTGGCCATCGGCTGGCGGCATTTGGTGGATAACCTGCTGGAGCAGAACTGGCTGTGCCGGCCGATCAGCGACACGGTGATCTCGCGCTTCGGTTATTACGTGGTGCAACCCCAGCGCAAACGCCGGGGGCAACTGATCGAGCGCTTTGTCGATTGGCTGGTGGCCGAGCAAGCCAGCAGCGCGCAGTCGTTGACTGGGCTAGCCCTGCCGTCGATTGCGGTCTAG
- a CDS encoding DOPA 4,5-dioxygenase family protein, whose amino-acid sequence MQRIKGYHAHIYFDASTIDQARKLCEDAAKLFPLRMGRVHERPVGPHPDWSCQLAFEPEYIGVVLPWLALHRDGLVVFMHPDTGDDLKDHTDYAIWMGAMRELNLSIF is encoded by the coding sequence ATGCAACGTATCAAGGGCTACCACGCCCATATCTACTTTGACGCCAGCACCATCGACCAGGCGCGCAAGCTCTGCGAAGACGCGGCCAAGCTGTTCCCGCTGCGCATGGGCCGTGTACACGAAAGGCCGGTTGGCCCGCACCCGGACTGGAGCTGCCAGCTGGCGTTCGAGCCGGAATACATCGGCGTGGTGTTGCCGTGGCTGGCGCTGCATCGCGACGGGCTGGTGGTGTTCATGCACCCGGATACCGGCGATGACTTGAAGGACCACACCGATTATGCGATCTGGATGGGCGCGATGCGTGAGCTGAACCTGTCTATTTTTTAA
- a CDS encoding 2-dehydro-3-deoxy-6-phosphogalactonate aldolase, whose translation MLKQALAHNGLIAILRGVRPDEAQAIGQVLYEAGFRVIEVPLNSPEPYTSIRTLRDTLPADCLIGAGTVLTPEQVERVKAAGGQVIVMPHSDAKVLRAAKAAGLFLSPGVATPTEAFAALAEGADVLKLFPAEQMGPAVIKAWLAVLPTGTLLLPVGGVTPGNMQVYFDAGAKGFGLGSGLFKPGMSVDQVASNAQAYVAAWNALN comes from the coding sequence ATGCTCAAGCAAGCACTCGCACACAACGGTTTGATCGCAATTTTGCGCGGCGTGCGTCCGGATGAAGCGCAGGCGATTGGCCAGGTGCTTTATGAGGCCGGTTTTCGCGTGATCGAAGTGCCACTGAATTCGCCGGAGCCTTACACCAGCATCCGCACCCTGCGCGACACCTTGCCCGCCGATTGCCTGATCGGCGCGGGCACCGTGCTGACCCCGGAACAGGTCGAGCGGGTCAAAGCCGCCGGCGGCCAAGTCATCGTCATGCCCCACAGCGATGCCAAGGTATTGCGGGCCGCCAAAGCGGCGGGCCTGTTCCTGTCGCCGGGTGTGGCGACGCCGACCGAGGCCTTCGCCGCGTTGGCCGAGGGCGCCGACGTATTGAAGCTGTTTCCGGCCGAGCAAATGGGCCCGGCGGTGATCAAGGCGTGGCTGGCGGTACTGCCGACCGGCACCTTGCTGCTGCCGGTGGGCGGCGTGACCCCAGGCAACATGCAGGTGTATTTCGACGCGGGCGCCAAGGGCTTTGGCCTGGGTTCCGGGTTGTTCAAACCGGGCATGTCGGTGGACCAAGTGGCGAGCAATGCCCAGGCCTATGTCGCGGCCTGGAACGCGCTTAACTGA
- the dgoD gene encoding galactonate dehydratase encodes MKITKLTTFIVPPRWCFLKVETDQGVTGWGEPVVEGRAHTVAAAVEELSDYLIGKDPRNIEDIWTVLYRGGFYRGGAVHMSALAGIDQALWDIKGKALGVSVSDLLGGQVRDKIRVYSWIGGDRPADTARAAKEAVARGFTAVKMNGTEELQFVDSFEKVDLALANVAAVRDAVGPNVGIGVDFHGRVHKPMAKVLMKELDPYKLMFIEEPVLSENYEALKELAPLTSTPIALGERLFSRWDFKRVLSEGYVDIIQPDASHAGGITETRKIANMAEAYDVALALHCPLGPIALAACLQLDAVCYNAFIQEQSLGIHYNESNDLLDYVRDPGVFDYDKGFVKIPNGPGLGIEINEEYVIERAAIGHRWRNPIWRHADGSFAEW; translated from the coding sequence ATGAAAATCACCAAACTGACCACCTTTATCGTCCCGCCGCGCTGGTGCTTCCTCAAGGTCGAGACCGACCAGGGTGTGACCGGTTGGGGCGAACCCGTAGTCGAAGGCCGCGCCCACACTGTGGCCGCCGCCGTTGAAGAGCTCTCTGACTACCTGATCGGCAAAGACCCACGCAATATCGAAGATATCTGGACCGTGCTCTATCGTGGTGGCTTTTACCGTGGCGGCGCGGTGCATATGAGCGCCCTCGCCGGTATCGACCAGGCGCTGTGGGACATCAAGGGCAAGGCGCTCGGTGTGTCGGTCAGCGACCTGTTGGGTGGCCAGGTGCGTGACAAGATCCGCGTGTATTCCTGGATCGGCGGCGACCGCCCCGCCGACACCGCCCGCGCCGCCAAAGAGGCCGTGGCCCGTGGCTTCACCGCCGTGAAGATGAATGGCACCGAAGAATTGCAGTTCGTCGACAGTTTCGAAAAAGTCGACCTGGCACTGGCCAACGTAGCCGCAGTGCGAGATGCCGTCGGGCCTAACGTCGGCATCGGCGTCGACTTCCATGGCCGCGTGCACAAGCCCATGGCCAAGGTGCTGATGAAAGAGCTGGACCCGTACAAGTTGATGTTTATCGAAGAGCCGGTGCTCAGCGAAAACTACGAAGCGCTCAAAGAGCTGGCGCCGCTGACCAGCACGCCGATTGCCCTGGGCGAGCGGCTGTTTTCGCGTTGGGACTTCAAGCGTGTGCTCAGCGAAGGTTATGTCGACATCATCCAGCCGGATGCGTCCCACGCCGGCGGCATCACCGAAACCCGCAAGATCGCCAACATGGCCGAAGCCTACGACGTGGCCCTGGCCCTGCACTGTCCGCTGGGTCCGATTGCCCTGGCGGCGTGCCTGCAATTGGACGCGGTTTGCTACAACGCGTTTATCCAGGAGCAAAGCCTGGGCATCCACTACAACGAGAGCAACGACCTGCTCGATTACGTGCGCGACCCAGGCGTGTTCGACTATGACAAAGGCTTCGTGAAGATCCCCAACGGGCCGGGTCTGGGCATTGAGATCAACGAGGAATACGTGATCGAACGCGCCGCCATCGGCCACCGCTGGCGCAACCCGATCTGGCGGCATGCCGACGGCAGCTTCGCCGAGTGGTGA